In Agelaius phoeniceus isolate bAgePho1 chromosome 14, bAgePho1.hap1, whole genome shotgun sequence, a single genomic region encodes these proteins:
- the LOC129125651 gene encoding diacylglycerol O-acyltransferase 2-like isoform X2 translates to MKTIIAACSQNLSGSRASIQTALRTLLAVPWPSQRDIGSALQLLAVLQWVLSFLLLGIVSLLLLIYLLFTSLWLIPVLYLAWIIFDWDTPEKGGRRLSCLRRWTVWKHFRDYFPVKLVKTHDLSPSHNYIIGSHPHGILCVGAFCNFITGSTGFEELFPGIRSFLTTLAGNFRLPLFREYLMSGGLFPVTRRAIGYLLSQKGTGNAVAIVIGGAAESLSCRPGVTTLILKNRKGFVRMALRHGAFLVPSFSFGENDLFRQVVFEEGSWMRSIQRRFQKMMGFAPCLFYGRGLTSCRSRGFLPYARPITTVVGEPLAVPKVENPSRELVDRYHELYIRALLKLFNENKTKYGLSESDELHIL, encoded by the exons ATGAAAACCATCATAGCAGCCTGCTCACAGAACCTCAGTG GCAGCCGGGCCAGCATCCAAACCGCCCTGAGGACACTGCTGGCCGTGCCCTGGCCCTCGCAGCGCGACATCGGCTCCGCGCTCCAGCTGCTGGCCGTGCTGCAGTGGgtgctcagcttcctgctgctgg GAATCGtcagcctcctgctcctcatctACCTGCTGTTCACCAGCCTCTGGCTCATCCCCGTGCTCTACCTGGCCTGGATCATCTTCGACTGGGACACGCCTGAGAAAG GTGGCAGGAGGCTGTCGTGCCTGCGGCGATGGACCGTGTGGAAGCACTTTCGGGATTATTTCCCGGTGAAG CTGGTGAAGACACACGACCTGTCCCCCAGCCACAACTACATCATCGGCTCGCACCCCCACGGCATCCTCTGCGTCGGCGCCTTCTGCAACTTCATCACGGGCTCCACGGGCTTCGAGGAGCTGTTCCCGGGCATCCGCTCCTTCCTCACCACGCTGGCCGGAAACTTCCGCCTGCCCTTGTTCCGGGAGTACCTGATGAGTGGCG GGCTGTTCCCGGTGACCCGCCGCGCCATCGGCTACCTGCTGTCCCAGAAAGGCACCGGCAACGCGGTGGCCATCGTCATCGGCGGCGCGGCCGAGTCGCTGTCCTGCCGGCCCGGCGTCACCACGCTCATCCTCAAGAACCGCAAGGGCTTCGTCCGCATGGCCCTGCGCCACGG GGCCTTCCTCGTCCCCTCCTTCTCCTTTGGCGAGAACGACCTCTTCCGCCAGGTGGTCTTTGAGGAGGGCAGCTGGATGAGGAGCATCCAGCGGCGCTTCCAGAAGATGATGGGCTTCGCTCCCTGCCTGTTCTACGGCCGCGGCCTCACCTCCTGCCGCTCCCGCGGCTTCCTGCCCTACGCCAGACCCATCACCACCGTGG TGGGGGAGCCGCTAGCGGTGCCCAAGGTGGAGAACCCGAGCCGGGAGCTGGTGGACCGGTACCACGAGCTCTACATCCGTGCCCTGCTCAAGCTCTTCAACGAGAACAAGACCAAGTATGGGCTGTCCGAGTCAGACGAGCTGCACATCCTCTGA
- the LOC129125651 gene encoding diacylglycerol O-acyltransferase 2-like isoform X1 — protein sequence MAPVFNLFHLSHFCFGLSWEELNLCQLPEPGVSGSPLTQGSLAWGATGTGLLLCPSDSLSGQHADLGLFSQEYKAFVRLGWLSGVVLSWDLWPGALCWQGWHLRPVLGSRDGARLGVWILAPSPGRLMVHQDRLEGRGGRGSGEAALPLWGQNWDGHLQPPWLGLGTCWGWCLPAVPAEKSPNPLWARAHQGMVLALGHWAWSRMCCCSQPRWRTELLGLGVPSAPHSGDSPDCPGPPPGMVQSFLRMLLHSTCHIPSLLPQLLILPIPPPAAARWPRPRTSRAVLGGGRVPLSAGSRASIQTALRTLLAVPWPSQRDIGSALQLLAVLQWVLSFLLLGIVSLLLLIYLLFTSLWLIPVLYLAWIIFDWDTPEKGGRRLSCLRRWTVWKHFRDYFPVKLVKTHDLSPSHNYIIGSHPHGILCVGAFCNFITGSTGFEELFPGIRSFLTTLAGNFRLPLFREYLMSGGLFPVTRRAIGYLLSQKGTGNAVAIVIGGAAESLSCRPGVTTLILKNRKGFVRMALRHGAFLVPSFSFGENDLFRQVVFEEGSWMRSIQRRFQKMMGFAPCLFYGRGLTSCRSRGFLPYARPITTVVGEPLAVPKVENPSRELVDRYHELYIRALLKLFNENKTKYGLSESDELHIL from the exons ATGGCTCCAGTGTTTAATTTATTTCACTTGTCCCATTTCTGTTTTGGATTGAGCTGGGAAGAACTGAACCTCTGCCAGCTTCCTGAACCAGGGGTCAGTGGCTCTCCTCTGACCCAGGGGTCCCTGGCTTGGGgagccacagggacagggctgctcctgtgcccctCTGATAGTCTCTCTGGCCAACATGCagatttggggttgttttccCAAGAATACAAGGCTTTTGTGAGGCTGGGGTGGCTCTCTGGGGTGGTCTTGTCCTGGGACCTTTGGCCAGGAgcactgtgctggcagggctggcacctcaGGCCCGTTttagggagcagggatggggccaGGCTTGGAGTTTGGATCCTGGCTCCCAGCCCGGGGAGGTTAATGGTTCACCAAGATCGGCTGGAGGGAAGGGGTGGCAGGGGGAGTGGAGAGGCTGCACTGCCACTGTGGGGACAGAACTGGGATGGCCACCTCCAGCCACCCTGGCTTGGCCTTGGCACTTGCTGGGGGTGGtgcctccctgctgtgccagctgagaaatccccaaatcccctgtgGGCCCGAGCACATCAAGGAATGGTCCTGGCCCTTGGGCACTGGGCATGGagcaggatgtgctgctgctctcagccccGCTGGCGCACAGAActtttgggtttgggggtgcccagtgctccccactctggggacagccctgaTTGCCCAGGGCCACCTCCTGGCATGGTCCAGAGCTTCCTGAGGATGCTCCTCCATTCCACCTGCCacatcccatccctcctcccccagctgctcatcctccccatcccacctccCGCGGCAGCCCGGTGGCCCCGCCCGCGTACGAGCCGTGCTGTTTTGGGCGGGGGCCGTGTCCCCCTCTCCGCAGGCAGCCGGGCCAGCATCCAAACCGCCCTGAGGACACTGCTGGCCGTGCCCTGGCCCTCGCAGCGCGACATCGGCTCCGCGCTCCAGCTGCTGGCCGTGCTGCAGTGGgtgctcagcttcctgctgctgg GAATCGtcagcctcctgctcctcatctACCTGCTGTTCACCAGCCTCTGGCTCATCCCCGTGCTCTACCTGGCCTGGATCATCTTCGACTGGGACACGCCTGAGAAAG GTGGCAGGAGGCTGTCGTGCCTGCGGCGATGGACCGTGTGGAAGCACTTTCGGGATTATTTCCCGGTGAAG CTGGTGAAGACACACGACCTGTCCCCCAGCCACAACTACATCATCGGCTCGCACCCCCACGGCATCCTCTGCGTCGGCGCCTTCTGCAACTTCATCACGGGCTCCACGGGCTTCGAGGAGCTGTTCCCGGGCATCCGCTCCTTCCTCACCACGCTGGCCGGAAACTTCCGCCTGCCCTTGTTCCGGGAGTACCTGATGAGTGGCG GGCTGTTCCCGGTGACCCGCCGCGCCATCGGCTACCTGCTGTCCCAGAAAGGCACCGGCAACGCGGTGGCCATCGTCATCGGCGGCGCGGCCGAGTCGCTGTCCTGCCGGCCCGGCGTCACCACGCTCATCCTCAAGAACCGCAAGGGCTTCGTCCGCATGGCCCTGCGCCACGG GGCCTTCCTCGTCCCCTCCTTCTCCTTTGGCGAGAACGACCTCTTCCGCCAGGTGGTCTTTGAGGAGGGCAGCTGGATGAGGAGCATCCAGCGGCGCTTCCAGAAGATGATGGGCTTCGCTCCCTGCCTGTTCTACGGCCGCGGCCTCACCTCCTGCCGCTCCCGCGGCTTCCTGCCCTACGCCAGACCCATCACCACCGTGG TGGGGGAGCCGCTAGCGGTGCCCAAGGTGGAGAACCCGAGCCGGGAGCTGGTGGACCGGTACCACGAGCTCTACATCCGTGCCCTGCTCAAGCTCTTCAACGAGAACAAGACCAAGTATGGGCTGTCCGAGTCAGACGAGCTGCACATCCTCTGA
- the P2RY4 gene encoding P2Y purinoceptor 4, which produces MATPVRMFPVSLWTLTPAPWPGGNSTAAPEAKCVFNEEFKFILLPVSYSIVFVVGLPLNSWALWMFISRMRPWNATTTYMVNLALSDTLYVLSLPTLVYYYADRNNWPFGTGLCKIVRFLFYANLYSSILFLTCISVHRYMGICHPIRSLKWVKTKHARIICVAAWLVVIICLIPNLIFVTTSSKGNTTLCHDTTKPEEFDHYVHYSSSIMALLFGVPFLVIVLCYCLMAKRLCKPSFSSPGPRMPSYKRRSVKMIIVVLAVFAICFVPFHITRTLYYTSRYFQADCRTLNIINFSYKITRPLASINSCLDPILYFMAGDKYRGRLRRGAAQRLRPVPTLDLALVSPFADSLTDGSHVASVTRGTGTARSGGGC; this is translated from the coding sequence ATGGCCACTCCGGTGAGGATGTTCCCAGTTTCCCTGTGGACACTGACGCCGGCTCCCTGGCCAGGGGGGAACAGCACAGCAGCGCCCGAGGCTAAGTGTGTCTTCAACGAGGAGTTCAAGTTCATCCTGCTGCCCGTCTCCTACAGCATCGTCTTCGTGGTGGGGCTGCCCCTCAACTCCTGGGCCCTGTGGATGTTCATCTCCAGGATGAGGCCCTGGAATGCCACCACCACCTACATGGTCAACCTGGCCCTCTCGGACACACTCTatgtcctgtccctgcccaccctggTCTATTATTACGCCGACCGCAACAATTGGCCCTTCGGGACGGGGCTGTGCAAGATCGTGCGCTTCCTCTTCTACGCCAACCTCTACAGCAGCATCCTCTTCCTCACCTGCATCAGCGTGCACCGCTACATGGGCATCTGCCACCCCATCCGCTCTCTCAAGTGGGTGAAGACCAAGCACGCCCGCATCATCTGTGTGGCCGCCTGGCTCGTGGTCATCATCTGCCTCATCCCCAACCTCATCTTCGTCACCACCAGCTCCAAAGGCAACACCACCCTGTGCCACGACACCACCAAGCCCGAGGAGTTCGACCACTACGTGCACTACAGCTCCTCCATCATGGCCCTGCTCTTCGGGGTGCCCTTCCTGGTCATCGTGCTGTGCTACTGCCTGATGGCCAAGCGGCTTTGCAAGCCCAGCTTCTCCAGCCCCGGCCCCCGCATGCCCTCCTACAAGAGGCGCTCCGTCAAGATGATCATCGTGGTGCTGGCCGTCTTCGCCATCTGCTTCGTGCCCTTCCACATCACCCGCACCCTCTACTACACCTCCCGCTACTTCCAGGCCGACTGCAGGACCCTCAACATCATCAACTTCAGCTACAAGATCACACGGCCGCTGGCCAGCATCAACAGCTGCCTGGACCCCATCCTGTACTTCATGGCTGGGGACAAGTACCGGGGCCGGCTGCGCCGCGGGGCCGCCCAGCGCCTCCGGCCCGTGCCCACGctggacctggccctggtgtcACCCTTTGCAGACAGCCTCACGGACGGCAGCCACGTGGCCAGCGTCACCCGAGGGACCGGGACTGCACGGAGTGGAGGCGGGTGCTGA
- the LOC129125650 gene encoding phosphatidylinositol 3,4,5-trisphosphate 5-phosphatase 2-like → MAAARWYHRDISQVVAEELLAKAGRDGSFLVRDSESVKGAYALCLLFQRHVYTYRILPDEEGLLSVQTIQGIQAKCFRSLPELIGAYQHPNNGLVTPLLHAVPRPRPEEDSDGEDARGWGHTVPCPGAAPSSRTHIPQQLHQRLQEQVHSSPASDFMGFMAEYLTHHVQDLEALCHGHPQLRHLSTALATACRALHSEIDFTLAGLETLARVFDPPVSPRSPAREQGFLSSDPDLELLLNKISTVNHLLSSLEKKVLKSLQETVTRHNLALPSVAVAPLPAARPLAVQNFEVKVGKSQRAALTVDVESGTVTVTKRGSGSPEEVIPQDKILQLIKYQSVQSKVRLVCVRENQKSLSRDFIFPNARKREAFCQLLQLMRIQHSNLDEPEIISVYVGTWNMGSTPPPRSLASWLTSRGLGRTQDETTACIPHDIYVIGTQENSLGDREWVEFLCASLKTLMAIDYRVVALQCLWSIKIVVLVKPEHQRRISHVHTSSVKTGIANTLGNKGAVGVSFLFNGTSFGFVNCHLASGSEKTHRRNQNYSDILHSLALGDKRLGGFDLTLRFTHLFWFGDLNYRLDMDVQDILSHIVKKEFQALLAVDQLNMEREKNKVFLQFSEGDISFPPTYRYERGTRDTYVWQKSKPTGMRINVPSWCDRILWKSHPETHVVCNSYGCTDDIVTSDHSPVFATFEVGVTSQFVPKEAPGSGPEALACIEWESIEVILKTTSRSKCYIEFHSYCLEEVQRSGENTFQNCDIPGFLKLGWSSKHLPVLNPILPDLEYLGDQHLLLSIKGVESCESYGECCLALRSAIGSTAQQFETFLFHRGEETGSVRGWMRVRVPRGRSGTRERLYEWISFEEEDAEPAAEPPTCPKPAPQRLRSRPRSLPEPATGYTNPAYFIFEGVPNAWLPAPGEAPRKQGEGPAGGQRCRSPAGPRVPLPSEEEPWCGRPRCGPLMPGHPLSPPRAGHHKRPKSAVLTRDALGLGDCSLYAATHLSQPDQVSPQGRGDRQELPRRQTQPVLEPPPRPCREAPRPLGKRGALGALELEAQPAPPADPQPARM, encoded by the exons ATGGCGGCAGCGCGCTGGTACCACCGCGACATCAGCCAGGTGGTGGccgaggagctgctggccaaggctgggcggGACGGCTCCTTCCTGGTGCGGGACAGCGAGTCGGTGAAGGGGGCATATGCCCTGTGCCTCCT GTTCCAGAGGCACGTCTACACCTACCGCATCCTCCCCGATGAGGAGGGGCTGCTCTCCGTGCAG ACCATCCAGGGCATCCAAGCCAAGTGTTTCCGCAGCCTCCCCGAGCTGATCGGTGCCTACCAGCACCCCAACAACGGGCTGGTGACCCCCCTGCTGCACGCCGTGCCCCGGCCGCGGCCCGAGGAGGACTCGG ACGGCGAGGATGCCCGAGGCTGGGGGCACACGGTGCCGTGTCCCGGCGCTGCCCCCTCCAGCCGGACCCACATCCCGCAGCAGCTGcaccagaggctgcaggagcaggtcCACAGCAG cccggccAGTGACTTCATGGGATTCATGGCCGAGTACCTGACCCACCACGTGCAGGACCTGGAGGCTCTGTGCCACGGGCACCCGCAGCTGCGGCACCTCAGCACCGCGCTCGCCACCGCCTGCCGGGCACTGCACAG TGAGATCGACTTCACGCTGGCGGGTCTGGAGACCCTGGCCAGGGTGTTCgacccccctgtgtccccccgcAGCCCGGCCAGGGAGCAG GGCTTCCTGAGCAGCGACCcagacctggagctgctcctcaaCAAGATCTCCACTGTCAACCACCTCCTCTCTTCGCTGGAGAAGAAG GTGCTGAAGTCGCTGCAGGAGACAGTGACAAGGCACaacctggccctgcccagcgTGGCCGTGGCccccctgccagctgccaggcccctggctgtgcagaaCTTCGAG GTGAAGGTGGGCAAGTCGCAGCGTGCGGCCCTGACGGTGGACGTGGAGTCGGGGACAGTGACCGTCACCAAGCGGGGTAGCGGCTCCCCGGAGGAGGTGATCCCACAGGATAAAA TCCTGCAGCTGATCAAGTACCAGAGTGTGCAGAGCAAGGTGAGGCTGGTGTGTGTCCGTGAGAACCAGAAGAGCCTGAGCAGGGATTTCATCTTCCCCAATGCCCGG aagcGAGAGGCTTtttgccagctgctgcagctgatgaGGATCCAGCATTCCAACCTGGATGAGCCTGAGATCATCTCGGTGTATGTCGGGACATGGAACATGG gcagcacgcCCCCACCCCGCTCCCTGGCCTCCTGGCTGACCTCGAGGGGCTTGGGGCGCACGCAGGACGAGACCACAGCCTGCATCCCCCACGACATCTACGTGATTGGCACCCAGGAGAACTCCCTGGGCGACCGCGAGTGGGTCGAGTTCCTCTGCGCCTCCCTCAAGACCCTCATGGCCATCGACTACAGAGTG GTggccctgcagtgcctgtggaGCATCAAGATCGTGGTGCTGGTGAAGCCGGAGCACCAGCGGCGGATCAGCCACGTCCACACCTCCAGTGTGAAAACCGGGATTGCCAACACCCTGG ggaacaagggaGCTGTGGGCGTCTCCTTCCTTTTCAATGGGACCTCATTTGGCTTCGTCAATTGCCACCTGGCCTCCGGCAGCGAGAAGACCCATAG gCGTAACCAGAACTACAGTGACATCCTGCactccctggccctgggggacaaaCGTCTGGGGGGCTTCGACCTCACCCTGCGCTTCACCCACCTCTTCTGGTTCGGGGACCTCAACTACCGCCTGGACATGGACGTGCAG gacATCCTCAGCCACATCGTCAAGAAGGAGTTTCAAGCCCTCCTGGCTGTTGACCAGCTCAACATGGAGCGGGAGAAGAACAAGGTGTTCCTGCAGTTCA GTGAGGGTGAcatctccttccctcccacGTACCGGTACGAGCGGGGCACCCGGGACACCTACGTGTGGCAGAAGTCCAAGCCCACAGGG ATGAGGATCAATGTCCCCTCATGGTGTGACCGCATCCTGTGGAAGTCACACCCAGAGACCCACGTGGTCTGTAACTCCTACG GCTGCACTGATGACATCGTGACCAGTGACCACTCACCTGTCTTTGCCACCTTTGAGGTGGGAGTGACGTCTCAGTTTGTGCCCAAGGAGG ctcctggctctggcccCGAGGCGCTGGCCTGCATTGAGTGGGAGAGCATCGAGGTGATCCTGAAAACCACGAGCCGCAGCAAGTGCTACATCGAGTTCCACTCCTACTGCCTGGAGG aGGTGCAGCGGAGCGGGGAGAACACCTTCCAGAACTGTGACATCCCTGGGTTCCTCAAGCTGGGCTGGTCCTCCAAGCATCTGCCTGTG CTGAACCCCATCCTGCCCGACCTGGAGTACCTGGGGGACCAGCACCTGCTCCTCAGCATCAAGGGCGTGGAGAGCTGCGAGTCCTACG GCGAGTGCTGCCTGGCCCTGAGGTCAGCGATCGGCAGCACGGCCCAGCAGTTCGAGACGTTCCTGTTTCACCGCGGCGAGGAGACGGGCTCCGTGCGCGGCTGGATGCGGGTCCGGGTCCCCCGGGGCCGGAGCGGCACCCGCGAGCGGCTCTACG AGTGGATCAGCtttgaggaggaggatgctgagCCGGCGGCAGAGCCCCCGACGTGCCCCAAGCCAGCCCCGCAGCGCCTCAG GAGTCGCCCCCGCAGCCTCCCGGAGCCGGCCACCGGCTACACCAACCCTGCCTACTTCATCTTCGAGGGGGTGCCCAACGCGTGGCTCCCGGCCCCCGGAGAAGCCCCCAGGAAGCAGGGAGAGGGCCCGGCCGGGGGCCAGCGCTGCCGGAGCCCCGCTGGACCGCGGGTCCCGTTACCCTCGGAGGAGGAGCCGTGGTGTGGCCGGCCCCGCTGTGGGCCACTGATGCCTGGGCatcccctgagcccccccagaGCTGGCCACCACAAGAGACCCAAATCAGCCGTCCTGACGAGGGACGCGCTGGGGCTGGGCGACTGCTCGCTGTATGCGGCCACTCACCTCAGCCAGCCGGACCAGGTGTCCCCgcagggcaggggggacaggcaggagctcCCACGGCGCCAGACCCAGCCCGTCCTGGAGCCGCCACCGCGGCCCTGCCGGGAGGCGCCGAGGCCGCTCGGGAAGCGGGGAGCGCTCGGTGCCTTGGAGCTGGAGGCTCAGCCAGCTCCTCCCGCCGACCCGCAGCCTGCCAGGATGTAG